From one Triticum aestivum cultivar Chinese Spring chromosome 4B, IWGSC CS RefSeq v2.1, whole genome shotgun sequence genomic stretch:
- the LOC123092508 gene encoding 50S ribosomal protein L10, chloroplastic, translated as METSFLPTARPLPAFQTLAAAPRCPRPLRRSTIRAAISRGRKEDTVAVVREQLEGCYLLAGIRYEGLTVKQFQGIRDALPESCHLLVAKNTLVGKAIEGTPWEALKPCMKGMNAWLFVHTEEVPVALKPYRAFQKEERVEETNDFIGAVFEGKYYAPAEFKSLETMPSRAEVYSKLLGALNGPATSLVTTLQAPARDVVAVLSAYVRKLEEESGAGAGTA; from the coding sequence ATGGAGACCTCCTTCCTCCCTACCGCGCGGCCCCTCCCCGCGTTCCAAACCCTAGCCGCGGCCCCGCGCTGCCCCCGCCCTCTGCGCCGCTCCACCATCCGCGCCGCCATCTCCCGCGGGCGCAAGGAGGACACGGTCGCCGTGGTCCGCGAGCAGCTGGAGGGGTGCTACCTCCTGGCCGGCATCCGCTACGAGGGCCTGACGGTGAAGCAGTTCCAGGGCATCCGCGACGCGCTGCCGGAGTCGTGCCACCTCCTGGTGGCGAAGAACACGCTGGTGGGGAAGGCCATCGAGGGCACCCCCTGGGAGGCGCTCAAGCCGTGCATGAAGGGCATGAACGCCTGGCTCTTCGTCCACACGGAGGAGGTCCCCGTCGCGCTCAAGCCCTACCGCGCCTTCCAGAAGGAGGAGCGCGTCGAGGAGACCAACGACTTCATCGGGGCGGTGTTCGAGGGCAAGTACTACGCGCCCGCCGAGTTCAAGTCGCTCGAGACCATGCCCAGCCGCGCCGAGGTCTACTCCAAGCTGCTCGGCGCCCTCAATGGGCCGGCCACCTCCCTCGTCACCACGCTGCAGGCGCCCGCCAGGGACGTCGTCGCCGTGCTCTCGGCCTACGTGCGCAAGCTCGAGGAGGagtccggcgccggcgccggcaccgCCTAG
- the LOC123092506 gene encoding uncharacterized protein YKR070W encodes MMRGFRSVLARAAARTRAELQGTRGRRLSHCAAAPARPSFGIAFDIDGVILRGRSPIGGSPQAIRRLYSDDGTLKIPFLFLTNGGGVPEHKRALELSELLGVNISPAQVVHGHSPYRDLVKRFEDDLIVAVGKGEPASVMAEYGFRKVLSIDDYSSHFKEIDPLAPFKKWKVGQPNCKDFMSEKMHPPYDVYQERVKGVFVVSDPVDWGRDLQVLCDILSTGGLPGNGKGDQPPLYFSADDLEYQAAFPSERLGMGAFRIALESVFNQVNDVPLKYTSYGKPNPFVFKNAANILEKIVMGIYPNSQLTNEVQDHQFSTIYMIGDNPKVDINGVLKAGPPWSSVLTRTGVFRGNDNDPKFPADLVVDTVDDAISCILEKEGIR; translated from the exons ATGATGAGGGGCTTCCGCTCCgtgctcgctcgcgctgcggcgCGGACGCGGGCGGAGCTCCAGGGCACGCGCGGCCGCCGACTGTCCCACTGCGCCGCGGCGCCGGCGAGGCCTTCCTTCGGCATCGCCTTCGACATCGACGGGGTCATCCTGCGCGGCCGTAGCCCTATCGGGGGCTCGCCGCAGGCCATCCGACGCCTTTACTCCGACGATG GTACCCTGAAGATTCCTTTTCTCTTCTTAACCAATG GAGGTGGTGTTCCAGAGCATAAACGGGCCCTAGAATTAAGTGAGCTTTTGGGAGTTAACATCTCTCCAGCACAG GTTGTGCATGGCCATTCTCCTTACAGAGATCTGGTAAAGCG TTTTGAAGATGATCTTATTGTTGCTGTTGGAAAAGGAGAGCCTGCATCAGTGATGGCTGAGTATGGGTTTAG AAAGGTTCTGTCCATAGATGACTATTCATCACATTTTAAGGAAATTGACCCCCTAGCTCCTTTCAAGAAATGGAAAGTGGGACAACCAAACTGTAAAGACTTTATGTCTGAGAAAATGCATCCACCATATGATGTTTACCAGGAGAGAGTTAAAGGAGTGTTTGTTGTCAGTGACCCTGTTGATTGGGGTAGAGATCTACAG GTACTTTGTGACATCTTGTCAACTGGTGGACTTCCTGGAAATGGAAAAGGAGATCAACCTCCTTTATATTTTTCGGCTGATGATCTTGAATATCAG GCTGCATTTCCTTCTGAGCGGCTTGGGATGGGTGCCTTCCGGATAGCACTCGAAAGCGTCTTCAATCA AGTTAATGATGTTCCGCTGAAGTATACATCTTATGGGAAACCTAATCCATTTGTGTTCAAGAATGCAGCTAATATACTAGAAAAAATTGTTATGGGTATCTATCCAAATTCACAGCTGACGAATGAAGTACAAGACCATCAGTTCTCTACTATCTACATGATCGGTGATAATCCTAAAGTTGATATCAATGGAGTTTTGAAG GCTGGCCCCCCTTGGTCGTCCGTCCTTACTAGGACTGGTGTTTTTAGGGGAAATGATAATGATCCAAAGTTTCCTGCTGATTTG GTTGTTGATACTGTTGATGATGCCATCAGCTGTATTTTGGAAAAGGAAGGTATACGGTGA